In a single window of the Sphingosinicella microcystinivorans genome:
- the cofH gene encoding 5-amino-6-(D-ribitylamino)uracil--L-tyrosine 4-hydroxyphenyl transferase CofH → MAEIRPESLLAMPLPEMLARASALREAGHGRIQSWSPKVFIPLTQLCRNLCHYCTFSQPPRRGEACYLTREQVLDIARAGKAAGCTEALFTLGDKPELRFKAARDELAALGHETTLSYLAEVAAAVRDETGLLPHINAGVMTREEMAMLRPVSASQGLMLESVSDRLCEKGGAHYRSPDKHPEVRLETIRIAGELAIPFTTGILIGIGETRAERLDALAAIRDLHARHGHIQEVIVQNFRAKPRTVMADAPEPDMDDLLWTAAAARILLGPAMNIQVPPNLSADDFPRLIDAGINDWGGVSPVTPDHVNPEAPWPAVQQLRAATAGANRILVPRLPVYPAYVAENARWQDAAMQRHVRAAADTSGFARADGWSPGLALPDRPPEAPYLAALDRGIAATVNRALAGERPDEAALAALFEARDVDLEHICESADALRRAVNGDTVTYVVNRNINYTNICAYKCGFCAFSKGKTSDALRGRPYDLDLAEVARRTEEAWARGGTEVCLQGGIHPSYTGETYLTLARTVRTAVPDIHLHAFSPLEVSHGAETLGLSVEDFLCRLKDAGLGTLPGTAAEILDDEVRRIICPDKLNTAEWLHVVGTAHKVGFRTTATIMFGHVETYAHWARHLLLIRDLQAETGGFTEFVPLPFVHMEAPMGVRGETRRGPTFREVRLMHAVARLALNPLIANIQTSWVKLGPAGVAACLASGANDLGGTLMNESISRAAGTQHGQEMPPAAMDALIRSIGRAPRQRTTLYGDVSEAARRKGREAADLAPIILTPPRKDGDKTLGKEFEYAG, encoded by the coding sequence ATGGCGGAGATCAGGCCCGAATCGCTGCTGGCGATGCCGCTTCCCGAGATGCTGGCGCGCGCCTCGGCGCTGCGCGAGGCGGGCCACGGCCGCATCCAGAGCTGGTCGCCGAAGGTCTTCATTCCGCTGACGCAGCTTTGCCGCAACCTCTGCCACTACTGCACCTTCTCCCAGCCGCCGCGCCGGGGCGAGGCGTGCTACCTCACCCGCGAACAGGTGCTGGACATCGCGCGCGCCGGAAAGGCGGCCGGATGCACCGAGGCGCTGTTCACGCTCGGCGACAAGCCGGAACTGCGCTTCAAGGCGGCGCGCGACGAACTCGCCGCGCTCGGGCACGAGACCACCCTCTCCTACCTCGCCGAGGTCGCCGCCGCCGTCCGCGACGAGACGGGTCTGCTGCCGCACATCAACGCGGGCGTGATGACCCGCGAGGAGATGGCGATGCTGCGCCCCGTCTCCGCCTCGCAGGGGCTGATGCTCGAATCGGTTTCGGACCGCCTCTGCGAAAAGGGCGGCGCGCATTACCGCTCGCCGGACAAGCATCCCGAGGTCCGCCTCGAGACCATCCGCATCGCGGGCGAGCTTGCGATCCCCTTCACCACCGGCATCCTCATCGGCATCGGCGAAACGCGCGCCGAACGGCTGGATGCGCTCGCCGCGATCCGTGATCTCCATGCCCGCCACGGCCATATCCAGGAGGTCATCGTCCAGAACTTCCGGGCGAAGCCGCGCACCGTGATGGCGGACGCGCCGGAGCCGGACATGGACGACCTGCTCTGGACCGCCGCCGCCGCGCGCATCCTGCTCGGCCCGGCCATGAACATCCAGGTGCCGCCGAACCTCTCGGCGGACGATTTCCCGCGCCTCATCGACGCGGGCATCAACGACTGGGGCGGCGTGTCGCCCGTCACCCCCGATCACGTGAACCCCGAAGCGCCGTGGCCCGCCGTGCAGCAACTGCGCGCAGCCACCGCTGGCGCGAACCGCATCCTCGTCCCCCGCCTCCCGGTCTATCCCGCCTACGTCGCCGAAAACGCGCGCTGGCAGGATGCGGCGATGCAGCGCCACGTGCGCGCCGCCGCCGACACCTCCGGCTTCGCGCGCGCCGACGGCTGGTCTCCCGGTCTCGCCCTCCCCGACCGTCCGCCCGAAGCGCCGTACCTCGCCGCGCTCGATCGCGGCATCGCAGCGACGGTGAACCGCGCGCTTGCCGGAGAGCGTCCGGACGAAGCCGCCCTCGCCGCGCTGTTCGAGGCGCGCGACGTCGATCTCGAACACATCTGCGAAAGCGCGGACGCGCTCCGGCGCGCGGTGAACGGCGACACTGTCACCTATGTCGTCAACCGCAACATCAACTACACCAACATCTGCGCCTACAAGTGCGGCTTCTGCGCCTTCTCCAAGGGCAAGACGTCGGACGCGCTGCGCGGCCGGCCCTACGACCTCGATCTCGCCGAGGTAGCGCGGCGCACGGAAGAAGCGTGGGCGCGCGGCGGCACGGAGGTCTGCCTGCAAGGCGGCATCCATCCGAGCTACACGGGCGAGACCTATCTCACGCTCGCGCGCACCGTCCGCACCGCCGTGCCGGACATTCACCTCCACGCCTTCTCGCCGCTCGAAGTGTCCCACGGCGCGGAAACGCTCGGCCTGTCGGTCGAGGATTTCCTCTGCCGCCTGAAGGACGCGGGCCTAGGCACGCTCCCCGGCACCGCCGCCGAAATCCTCGACGACGAGGTGCGCCGCATCATCTGCCCGGACAAGCTGAACACGGCGGAATGGCTGCACGTCGTCGGCACCGCCCACAAGGTCGGCTTCCGCACCACCGCGACGATCATGTTCGGCCATGTCGAAACCTACGCGCACTGGGCGCGCCACCTGCTGCTTATCCGCGATCTCCAGGCCGAAACCGGCGGCTTCACCGAATTCGTGCCGCTGCCGTTCGTGCACATGGAAGCGCCGATGGGCGTGCGCGGAGAGACGCGGCGCGGGCCGACCTTCCGCGAGGTGCGGCTGATGCACGCCGTCGCCCGCCTCGCGCTCAATCCGCTGATTGCGAACATCCAGACGAGCTGGGTCAAGCTCGGCCCGGCGGGCGTCGCCGCCTGCCTCGCATCGGGCGCGAACGACCTCGGCGGCACGCTGATGAACGAGAGCATTTCGCGCGCGGCGGGCACGCAGCACGGGCAGGAGATGCCGCCCGCCGCGATGGACGCGCTGATCCGTTCGATCGGGCGCGCGCCGCGTCAGCGCACGACGCTGTACGGCGACGTGAGCGAAGCCGCGCGCCGCAAGGGCCGCGAGGCCGCGGACCTCGCGCCGATCATTCTCACGCCGCCGCGCAAGGACGGCGACAAGACCTTGGGCAAGGAGTTCGAGTATGCAGGGTGA
- a CDS encoding TetR/AcrR family transcriptional regulator has product MHLTEGHCNENLPGMVRLQISSDEQPRNVSAAHIKAVAQRLFAERGVDGVTVREIAAAAGQKNHGAVGYYFGSKEALVREIIVDGAAAIDARRNAALDRLEQDGGPRTVREVVDVLIFPAVAADPGEGDYTCFITMLAMTHRDLMMDALADRLNIGYRRCLDHLRRLMPDMPPALKNQRFIFIGNYLNAVLSARQRALADESRRHPTWDAEETLDHFARSVVAIIEMPPADTETHAAEAAPEYDAEYGRAG; this is encoded by the coding sequence ATGCACTTGACGGAAGGCCATTGCAATGAGAATCTGCCGGGCATGGTCAGGCTCCAGATTTCCAGCGACGAACAGCCGCGCAACGTCTCCGCGGCGCACATCAAGGCCGTGGCGCAGCGTCTGTTCGCGGAGCGCGGCGTGGACGGCGTCACCGTGCGCGAGATCGCGGCGGCGGCCGGGCAGAAGAACCACGGCGCGGTCGGCTACTATTTCGGATCGAAGGAGGCGCTCGTTCGCGAGATCATCGTGGACGGTGCCGCCGCGATCGACGCCCGCCGCAACGCCGCGCTCGACCGGCTGGAGCAGGACGGCGGCCCGCGCACGGTGCGCGAGGTCGTGGACGTGCTGATCTTCCCGGCGGTGGCGGCGGACCCCGGCGAAGGCGACTACACCTGCTTCATCACCATGCTGGCGATGACCCACCGCGACCTGATGATGGATGCGCTCGCCGACCGGCTCAACATCGGCTACCGGCGCTGCCTCGATCACCTGCGGCGGCTGATGCCGGACATGCCCCCCGCGCTCAAGAACCAGCGCTTCATCTTCATCGGCAACTATCTGAATGCCGTGCTTTCGGCCCGCCAGCGCGCGCTTGCCGACGAAAGCCGCCGCCACCCGACATGGGACGCGGAAGAGACGCTGGACCATTTCGCGCGCAGCGTCGTCGCGATCATCGAAATGCCGCCTGCGGACACCGAAACACACGCCGCCGAAGCCGCGCCCGAATACGATGCCGAATACGGCCGGGCCGGCTGA
- a CDS encoding phosphotransferase family protein, which yields MGGLPDIEALSKWMETQGLGSDSIEDVTPLAGGTQNILLRFRRGGRDYVLRHPPEHPRPNSSETMRREAQLLAAIADTDVPHPRLIAACGDESVLGAAFYLMEPVEGFNPVAGMPALHAGSAEIQHGMGLSLVEGIAKLGALDYRALGLSGFGKPDNYLERQVLRWRAQLEGYGEFAGWEGPAALGDVERIGRWLDANRPATFEPGILHGDYHMANVMFRNDGPELAAIVDWELATIGDPLLDLGWVLATWPEPGKEGAVSVKPWIGFPTAEELVAHYAARSSRDLSAIGWYRVLACYKLGILLEGTHARACAGKAPRDVGDRLHARSVWLFERAAGWTR from the coding sequence GTGGGAGGATTGCCGGACATCGAGGCGCTCTCGAAATGGATGGAAACCCAAGGGCTTGGGTCCGATTCCATCGAGGACGTGACGCCGCTCGCAGGGGGCACGCAGAACATCCTGCTGCGATTCCGCCGGGGCGGGCGCGACTATGTGCTGCGCCATCCGCCGGAGCATCCGCGCCCAAATTCGAGCGAGACCATGCGGCGCGAGGCGCAGCTCCTGGCGGCGATCGCGGATACGGACGTGCCGCATCCCCGCCTGATCGCCGCCTGCGGCGACGAATCGGTATTGGGCGCGGCCTTCTACCTGATGGAGCCGGTCGAGGGCTTCAATCCGGTCGCGGGTATGCCGGCGCTCCATGCGGGGTCCGCGGAGATCCAGCACGGCATGGGGCTTTCGCTGGTGGAGGGCATCGCCAAGCTCGGCGCGCTCGATTACCGCGCGCTCGGGCTTTCGGGCTTCGGCAAGCCGGACAATTATCTCGAACGGCAGGTCTTGCGCTGGCGCGCGCAGCTTGAAGGCTACGGCGAGTTCGCGGGCTGGGAAGGCCCGGCCGCGCTCGGCGACGTCGAGCGGATCGGCCGCTGGCTCGACGCCAACCGGCCCGCGACGTTCGAGCCGGGCATCCTCCACGGCGACTATCACATGGCGAACGTCATGTTCCGGAACGACGGGCCGGAACTCGCGGCCATCGTCGACTGGGAACTGGCGACGATCGGCGATCCGCTGCTCGACCTCGGCTGGGTGCTGGCGACATGGCCGGAGCCGGGCAAGGAAGGCGCGGTGAGCGTGAAGCCGTGGATCGGCTTCCCGACCGCCGAGGAGCTCGTCGCGCACTACGCGGCGCGTTCGTCCCGCGACCTTTCCGCGATCGGCTGGTACCGCGTGCTCGCCTGCTACAAGCTCGGCATCCTGCTGGAAGGCACGCACGCCCGCGCCTGCGCGGGCAAGGCGCCGCGCGACGTCGGCGACCGGCTCCATGCCCGCAGCGTCTGGCTGTTCGAGCGCGCCGCCGGGTGGACGCGATGA
- a CDS encoding SDR family NAD(P)-dependent oxidoreductase yields the protein MSVNDTDFTGHNVLVVGGSSGIGNGIAQAFRARGANVHVWGTRASAADYAGDEGSDLTGIGYTQVDCGSVESILSAPAPFETIDVLVHSQGAVLYKRQEFQPEGWDKVMAVNVGSVMHISQRFHDALAAAKGNVIVISSIGAFRATMGNPAYAASKAAAVNLVRALAQAWAADGIRVNGIAPSLVDTKMTKVTMDHEHRRERALAKIPLGRFGSVEDMAGVAVFLASPLAAYVCGQTLVVDGGMTL from the coding sequence ATGAGTGTGAACGACACGGATTTCACCGGCCACAACGTGCTGGTGGTGGGCGGCTCCAGCGGGATCGGCAACGGCATCGCGCAGGCCTTCCGCGCGCGCGGCGCGAACGTCCACGTCTGGGGCACGCGCGCCAGCGCCGCCGACTACGCGGGCGACGAAGGCTCCGACCTGACGGGGATCGGCTACACGCAGGTCGATTGCGGCAGCGTCGAGTCGATCCTGTCCGCGCCCGCGCCGTTCGAGACGATCGACGTGCTCGTCCATTCGCAGGGCGCCGTCCTCTACAAGCGGCAGGAGTTCCAGCCCGAAGGCTGGGACAAGGTGATGGCGGTGAACGTGGGCAGCGTCATGCACATCTCGCAGCGTTTCCACGACGCGCTCGCCGCCGCGAAGGGCAACGTCATCGTCATCAGCTCGATCGGCGCGTTCCGCGCCACGATGGGGAATCCCGCCTACGCCGCATCGAAGGCGGCCGCCGTGAACCTCGTCCGCGCGCTCGCGCAGGCGTGGGCGGCGGACGGCATCCGCGTGAACGGCATCGCGCCGAGCCTCGTCGACACCAAGATGACCAAGGTGACGATGGACCACGAACACCGCCGCGAGCGCGCGCTCGCAAAGATTCCGCTGGGGCGCTTCGGCAGCGTCGAGGACATGGCGGGCGTCGCCGTGTTCCTCGCCTCGCCGCTCGCCGCCTACGTCTGCGGCCAGACGCTGGTCGTCGACGGCGGCATGACGCTCTGA
- a CDS encoding acyl-CoA dehydrogenase family protein has product MDFEYSDKVKTLREKLTAFMDAHVYPTEQDRIDFQHDHANLWKPWPGIEDIKAKAKAEGLWNLFMPHEYGEWSPGLTNLEYAPLAELMGRVVGASEFFNCAAPDTGNMEVLAKYGTPEQQEKWLKPLLAGEIRSAYVMTEPEVASSDATNIATTIIADGDDYVINGRKWWISGVMDPRCKVYILFGRTPSDGPRHRQHSQIIIPADTPGIEIVRPLPVFESLHSPGGHCEMLFKDVRVPKENLILGEGRGFEIAQGRLGPGRIHHCMRLIGQAQRAVEYMARRVENRVAFGRKLSEQSSIRQDIARSFCEIEQARLLTLKAADAMDRHGNKVAKDLIAAIKIVAPQMAQTVADRAIQAHGAMGLTGDTPVAQIFVSGRFLRMADGPDEVHLSQLGKLKIAEYNAAPLR; this is encoded by the coding sequence ATGGACTTCGAATACTCGGACAAGGTGAAGACACTGCGCGAGAAGCTGACGGCGTTCATGGATGCCCACGTCTACCCGACGGAGCAGGACCGCATCGACTTCCAGCACGACCACGCCAACCTGTGGAAGCCGTGGCCGGGGATCGAGGACATCAAGGCGAAGGCGAAGGCGGAAGGACTCTGGAACCTGTTCATGCCGCACGAATACGGCGAATGGAGCCCCGGCCTCACCAACCTCGAATACGCGCCGCTCGCCGAGCTGATGGGCCGCGTGGTGGGGGCGTCGGAGTTCTTCAACTGCGCGGCGCCCGACACGGGCAACATGGAGGTGCTGGCGAAGTACGGCACGCCCGAGCAGCAGGAGAAGTGGCTGAAGCCGCTGCTCGCGGGCGAGATCCGCTCGGCCTACGTGATGACGGAGCCGGAGGTGGCGTCGTCCGACGCGACCAACATCGCCACCACGATCATCGCCGACGGCGACGACTATGTCATCAACGGCCGCAAGTGGTGGATCTCGGGCGTGATGGACCCGCGCTGCAAGGTCTATATCCTGTTCGGCCGCACGCCCAGCGACGGCCCGCGCCACCGCCAGCATTCGCAGATCATCATCCCGGCGGACACGCCCGGCATCGAGATCGTGCGCCCGCTCCCCGTGTTCGAATCGCTGCATTCGCCGGGTGGCCACTGCGAGATGCTGTTCAAGGACGTGCGCGTGCCGAAGGAGAATCTGATCCTCGGCGAAGGCCGCGGTTTCGAGATCGCGCAGGGACGTCTTGGGCCGGGCCGCATCCATCACTGCATGCGCCTCATCGGGCAGGCGCAGCGCGCGGTGGAATACATGGCGCGCCGCGTCGAGAACCGCGTCGCGTTCGGGCGCAAGCTCTCCGAGCAGTCAAGCATCCGGCAGGACATCGCGCGCTCGTTCTGCGAGATCGAGCAGGCGCGCCTGCTGACGCTGAAGGCCGCCGACGCGATGGACCGCCACGGTAACAAGGTCGCGAAGGACCTGATCGCCGCGATCAAGATCGTCGCGCCGCAGATGGCGCAGACGGTCGCCGACCGCGCGATCCAGGCGCACGGCGCGATGGGCCTCACGGGCGATACGCCGGTGGCGCAGATCTTCGTCTCGGGCCGCTTCCTGCGCATGGCGGACGGGCCGGACGAGGTGCATCTCTCGCAGCTCGGCAAGCTGAAGATCGCGGAATACAACGCGGCTCCCTTGCGCTGA
- a CDS encoding MFS transporter, whose product MAALTETSARKPGEAAAWWMVAVLFLIYVLAWLDRLVISMLVEPIKADMALSDFQMSIILGPAFAISYAVFGLPLGWAADRFPRRTVIFFGVLTWALATVACGFARTFETLLLARIVVGVGEAALLPSAYSLISDGFPREKLTLATSTFQMAGKVGSATAFGLGGIAIAFAVGLKGVDLPIHGPAEPWQIVMMLVGLPGFLFALLLFSFREPARRDLGAADPKAGSVAATVAFVRANWQLIGLMLIAFSALAVCGYSMTAWVPTFIGREYGWEPVAYGPALSLMNLLAAASLVVNGKIVDTLFSRGMKDAHLRFYGWLILALAPAILYMFFTPNPWVFLALYGVVQFVTVPFMVYLSSVIALLAPNAVRGQMIAFFMFVFTMLGMGAGPAVVGALTDFVFASEDRLGDSLAIVVIAGAGIALVALRLSLRYLGPAIARREALAADSVHG is encoded by the coding sequence ATGGCGGCGCTGACGGAAACATCCGCACGAAAGCCGGGCGAGGCCGCCGCATGGTGGATGGTCGCCGTGCTGTTCCTGATCTACGTGCTCGCGTGGCTCGACCGGCTGGTGATCTCGATGCTGGTCGAGCCGATCAAGGCCGACATGGCGCTCAGCGATTTCCAGATGAGCATCATCCTCGGCCCGGCCTTCGCGATCTCCTATGCGGTGTTCGGACTTCCGCTCGGCTGGGCTGCGGACCGGTTCCCGCGCCGCACCGTGATCTTCTTCGGCGTGCTGACATGGGCGCTCGCAACCGTCGCCTGCGGCTTCGCGCGCACGTTCGAGACGCTGCTGCTCGCGCGCATCGTCGTGGGCGTGGGCGAGGCGGCGTTGCTGCCGTCCGCCTACTCGCTGATCTCCGACGGTTTCCCGCGCGAGAAGCTGACGCTCGCGACCTCGACGTTCCAGATGGCGGGCAAGGTCGGCTCGGCGACCGCGTTCGGCCTCGGCGGCATCGCGATCGCCTTCGCCGTCGGGCTGAAGGGCGTGGACCTGCCGATCCACGGCCCGGCCGAGCCGTGGCAGATCGTCATGATGCTCGTCGGCCTGCCGGGATTCCTGTTCGCGCTCCTGCTGTTCAGTTTCCGCGAACCGGCGCGCCGCGATCTCGGCGCCGCCGATCCGAAGGCGGGCTCGGTCGCCGCGACCGTCGCCTTCGTGCGCGCCAACTGGCAGCTCATCGGCCTGATGCTGATCGCCTTCTCGGCGCTCGCTGTCTGCGGCTACTCGATGACGGCGTGGGTGCCGACCTTCATCGGCCGCGAATACGGATGGGAGCCGGTCGCCTACGGACCGGCGCTCAGCCTGATGAACCTGCTCGCCGCCGCCTCGCTCGTCGTGAACGGCAAGATCGTCGACACGTTGTTCTCGCGCGGCATGAAGGACGCGCACCTGCGCTTCTACGGCTGGCTGATCCTCGCGCTCGCGCCTGCGATCCTCTACATGTTCTTCACGCCGAACCCGTGGGTGTTCCTCGCGCTCTACGGTGTCGTGCAGTTCGTCACCGTGCCGTTCATGGTCTACCTCTCGTCGGTGATCGCGCTGCTCGCACCGAACGCCGTGCGCGGCCAGATGATCGCCTTCTTCATGTTCGTGTTCACGATGCTCGGCATGGGCGCCGGGCCGGCCGTGGTCGGTGCGCTCACCGATTTCGTATTCGCGAGCGAGGACCGGCTGGGCGATTCGCTGGCGATCGTCGTTATCGCCGGGGCCGGCATCGCGCTTGTCGCGCTCAGGCTCTCACTCCGATACCTCGGCCCGGCGATTGCCCGGCGCGAGGCGCTCGCCGCGGACAGCGTTCATGGCTGA
- a CDS encoding AMP-binding protein → MSVTVEAIDPANRGALALADERVEYSWNDLDPILNRAANALHAAVDARRRAAVFAPNSAETALAYVACLEAGVSSVPVNFHLTVQELVYILQDSNASVLFVGPETAEVGLAAAREAGVTQVVGWRCEAREGLTLWEDWLAAASAGALPADLKPLPHLHYTSGTTGKPKATETPPSYFPAADTVRAFAEILRPKVTPSPGIAVGPLYHTGPLGMVRNLFAGMSLVTVQAFDPEKVLALIERYRVAGSVMVPTHFQRLLSLPEEVRARYDVSSMKRLAHTGAACPRDVKKAMIDWFGPVLVEAYGGTEAGSTTFITSPEWLERPGSVGCALPPFELVIIGEDGKECPAGEVGQVYFRDTTGRGIVYHGDPVKTAEAHIAPGVFTLGEMGYVDAEGYLFITDRVSDMIVSGGVNIYPAEAEHVLLCHPDVADVAVIGVPNAEMGEEVKALVIPADPANPPSPEALNSFCRETLAGYKCPRSYDFVDDIGRNAMGKVNKRALRQNYWPSDRTIGG, encoded by the coding sequence ATGTCTGTGACGGTAGAGGCGATTGATCCGGCGAACCGCGGCGCGCTGGCGCTGGCCGACGAGCGCGTCGAATACAGCTGGAACGATCTCGATCCGATCCTGAACCGTGCCGCGAATGCGCTCCACGCCGCCGTGGACGCGCGCCGCCGCGCGGCGGTGTTCGCGCCGAACAGCGCGGAGACGGCGCTCGCCTATGTCGCGTGCCTCGAGGCGGGCGTGTCGAGCGTGCCGGTGAACTTCCACCTGACCGTTCAGGAACTCGTCTACATCCTTCAGGACTCGAACGCCTCCGTGCTGTTCGTGGGGCCAGAAACGGCCGAGGTCGGCCTGGCGGCGGCGCGCGAGGCGGGCGTCACGCAGGTCGTCGGGTGGCGCTGCGAGGCCCGCGAAGGGCTCACGCTCTGGGAGGACTGGCTCGCCGCAGCCTCCGCCGGGGCGCTGCCCGCTGATCTGAAGCCGTTGCCGCACCTGCACTACACCTCCGGCACCACCGGCAAGCCGAAGGCGACCGAAACGCCGCCGAGCTATTTCCCGGCCGCGGACACCGTGCGGGCGTTCGCGGAAATCCTGCGACCAAAGGTCACGCCTTCTCCGGGTATCGCCGTGGGGCCGCTCTATCACACGGGCCCGCTCGGCATGGTGCGCAACCTGTTCGCGGGCATGTCGCTGGTGACGGTGCAGGCGTTCGATCCCGAAAAGGTGCTGGCGCTGATCGAGCGTTATCGCGTGGCGGGTTCGGTGATGGTGCCGACGCATTTCCAGCGGCTGCTTTCGCTGCCCGAGGAGGTGCGCGCACGCTATGACGTGTCCAGCATGAAGCGCCTCGCGCACACGGGCGCGGCCTGTCCGCGCGACGTGAAGAAGGCGATGATCGACTGGTTCGGGCCCGTGCTCGTCGAAGCCTACGGCGGCACCGAAGCGGGATCGACGACGTTCATCACGTCGCCCGAGTGGCTGGAGCGGCCGGGTTCGGTCGGGTGCGCGCTGCCGCCGTTCGAACTCGTCATCATCGGCGAGGACGGCAAGGAATGCCCCGCGGGTGAAGTCGGGCAGGTGTATTTCCGCGACACGACCGGGCGCGGCATCGTCTATCACGGCGACCCGGTGAAGACGGCGGAGGCGCACATCGCGCCCGGCGTCTTCACGCTCGGCGAGATGGGCTATGTCGACGCCGAGGGCTACCTGTTCATCACCGACCGCGTTTCCGACATGATCGTGAGCGGCGGCGTCAACATCTACCCGGCCGAAGCGGAGCATGTGCTGCTCTGCCATCCGGACGTCGCGGACGTAGCGGTGATCGGCGTGCCGAACGCGGAGATGGGGGAAGAGGTGAAGGCGCTGGTGATCCCGGCGGACCCCGCGAACCCGCCGTCGCCGGAAGCGCTGAACAGTTTCTGCCGGGAGACTCTTGCCGGCTACAAATGCCCGCGGTCCTACGATTTCGTCGACGACATCGGCCGCAATGCGATGGGCAAGGTCAACAAGCGCGCGCTGCGGCAGAACTATTGGCCTTCCGATCGCACGATCGGCGGATGA